The following are encoded together in the Oncorhynchus masou masou isolate Uvic2021 chromosome 5, UVic_Omas_1.1, whole genome shotgun sequence genome:
- the LOC135539417 gene encoding protein jagged-1b-like isoform X2, whose product MILRLSSICVAFSIHVFLQCMWIKVAVASGHFELQIVSMQNVNGELQTGVCCDGSRNAADRKCTRDECDTYFKVCLKEYQLKVSSAGPCSFGTASTPVVGGNNFSLRSMRSDKSRIVLPFSFAWPRSYTLIVEALDFNNDSSTGSGGGEMIEKAVQSGMINPSRQWQSLKHNGPVGQFEYQIRVSCDEHYYGFGCNKFCRPRDDFFGHYNCDHNGNKTCLEGWSGLECSTAICRQGCSTEHGSCKLPGDCKCLYGWQGEYCDKCIPHPGCVHGTCVEPWQCLCDTNFGGQLCDKDLNTCGTFQPCLNMGTCSNTGPDKYHCACPDGYSGVNCEKAEHACLSEPCFNGGRCVETSQGFECQCAPGWSGTSCSINVDECFPNPCGHGGTCQDQVNGFKCTCPSQWSGKTCLIDANECEGDPCLNANSCRNLIGGYFCECLPGWMGQNCETNINDCLDQCQNGGKCKDMVNGYRCACPSGFGGEHCEKDVDECASGPCLNGGRCKDDVNGFQCLCLPGFSGNFCQLDIDYCMPSPCQNRAQCFNLARDYFCKCPEDYEGKNCSHLKDHCRTTPCKVIDSCTVSVASNSTPGGVRLISSNVCGPHGRCRSQAGGQFSCECQEGFTGTYCHENINDCESGPCQNGGTCIDKVSLYQCICAEGWEGPNCDDNIDDCNTNPCRNRGTCRDLVNDFYCECKNGWKGKTCHSRESQCDEATCNNGGTCYDEGDTFKCMCAAGWEGATCNIAKNSSCLPSPCENGGTCVVSGDSFTCVCKEGWEGLTCNQNSNDCNPHPCYNSGTCVDGDNWYRCECAAGFAGPDCRININECQSSPCAFGSTCVDEINGYRCLCPPGRAGPRCQEVTVRPCVVNSLVAVDGTKWDDDCNTCQCHNGKVTCTKIWCGPKSCRVHSKSHSDGECPVGQTCVPVRDERCFVKPCPSQGECWSASHSLPPHAKCHPESNCANVTFTFNKDTMPQGLTVEHICGELRSLYVVRNLSSEYSVSMTCEPSATTNNEINVAISTEDPRRGKAPIKEITDKFIDLVSKRNGNSTIITAIVEVRVQRRQTHNPNDYLVPLLVSVVIVIWLLAVASAFIWCLKRRRKPSTHTGVSTQSTSPATTAEDTNNAVNNVREQLNQIKNPIDKHGPTNGLPPVKEHPNHYHYEDKNSLINAKIRTNNSDVGSHHSDDEESEKRLQKARFPRQTPYTLVDREERSPQPIGTAGKHPNWTNKQDNRDLESTQSLNRMEFIV is encoded by the exons ATGATTTTGAGACTGAGTTCAATCTGTGTTGCCTTTTCTATTCATGTCTTCTTGCAATGCATGTGGATTAAG GTGGCTGTGGCATCTGGACACTTCGAATTGCAAATTGTATCGATGCAGAACGTGAATGGCGAACTGCAGACTGGCGTGTGCTGCGATGGATCTCGGAATGCCGCCGATCGCAAGTGCACGAGGGACGAGTGTGATACCTATTTTAAAGTGTGTCTAAAGGAGTACCAGTTGAAGGTCTCTTCGGCGGGACCATGCAGTTTCGGGACGGCTTCTACACCCGTGGTCGGAGGGAATAATTTTTCTTTGCGGAGCATGAGGAGTGACAAGTCGAGGATTGTATTACCTTTCAGCTTCGCTTGGCCG AGGTCCTATACATTGATCGTGGAGGCCTTGGACTTCAACAATGACTCTTCTACGGGCA GTGGGGGAGGCGAGATGATCGAGAAGGCCGTTCAGTCGGGCATGATCAACCCCAGCCGCCAGTGGCAGAGCCTGAAGCACAACGGGCCGGTTGGCCAGTTCGAGTACCAGATCCGGGTCAGCTGCGATGAGCATTACTACGGTTTCGGCTGCAACAAGTTCTGCCGTCCGCGCGACGACTTTTTTGGCCACTACAACTGCGACCACAACGGCAACAAGACCTGCCTCGAAGGGTGGTCCGGACTAGAATGCAGCACTG ctattTGCAGGCAAGGCTGCAGCACTGAACATGGTTCCTGTAAATTGCCCGGAGATTGCAA GTGTCTGTACGGCTGGCAGGGCGAGTACTGTGATAAGTGCATTCCTCACCCGGGCTGTGTGCACGGAACCTGCGTGGAACCGTGGCAGTGCCTCTGTGACACAAACTTTGGCGGCCAGCTCTGCGACAAAG ACCTGAACACATGTGGTACGTTCCAGCCCTGTCTGAACATGGGGACCTGCAGCAACACTGGACCTGACAAGTACCACTGTGCCTGTCCTGACGGCTACTCTGGTGTCAACTGTGAAAAAG CAGAGCATGCTTGTCTGTCGGAGCCCTGTTTTAACGGAGGGAGATGTGTGGAGACCAGTCAGGGCTTCGAGTGCCAGTGTGCCCCCGGCTGGAGTGGGACCTCCTGCAGCATCA ATGTGGACGAGTGTTTCCCCAACCCCTGTGGCCACGGGGGCACCTGCCAGGACCAGGTCAACGGCTTcaagtgcacctgtccctcccAGTGGAGCGGCAAGACCTGCCTCATTG ACGCCAATGAGTGCGAAGGCGACCCCTGCCTGAATGCCAACTCCTGCCGCAACCTGATTGGAGGGTACTTCTGCGAGTGCCTCCCCGGTTGGATGGGCCAGAACTGTGAAACCA ATATCAATGACTGCCTGGACCAGTGTCAAAATGGGGGGAAATGCAAG GACATGGTGAATGGGTACCGTTGCGCTTGTCCGTCGGGCTTCGGCGGCGAGCACTGCGAGAAGGACGTAGACGAGTGCGCCAGTGGCCCGTGCTTGAACGGCGGCCGTTGCAAGGACGACGTCAATGGCTTCCAGTGCCTGTGCCTGCCCGGTTTCTCTGGCAACTTCTGTCAG TTGGATATCGACTACTGCATGCCGAGCCCATGTCAAAACAGGGCCCAGTGTTTCAACCTGGCTAGGGATTACTTCTGCAAATGTCCCGAAGACTACGAGGGGAAGAACTGTTCCCATTTGAAGGACCACTGTCGGACCACACCATGCAAAG TGATTGACAGCTGCACAGTTTCCGTGGCATCCAACAGCACCCCTGGGGGCGTGCGTCTGATTTCGTCCAACGTGTGCGGGCCCCATGGGCGCTGCCGGAGCCAGGCTGGGGGCCAGTTCAGCTGCGAGTGCCAGGAGGGCTTCACCGGGACATACTGCCATGAGA ATATAAATGACTGTGAAAGTGGCCCGTGTCAGAACGGGGGAACGTGTATTGACAAAGTCAGCCTGTACCAGTGCATCTGTGCCGAGGGCTGGGAGGGACCCAACTGTGACgaca ACATTGACGACTGCAACACCAACCCATGTCGCAACCGTGGCACGTGCCGAGACCTGGTGAACGACTTCTACTGCGAGTGTAAGAACGGATGGAAGGGCAAGACATGTCACTCAA GAGAGAGCCAGTGTGACGAGGCTACGTGCAACAATGGCGGAACGTGCTACGATGAAGGGGACACCTTCAAATGCATGTGTGCCGCCGGATGGGAGGGTGCCACCTGTAATATAG CTAAGAACAGCAGCTGTCTGCCTAGTCCTTGTGAGAACGGAGGCACCTGTGTGGTCAGTGGAGACTCTTTCACCTGTGTCTGCAAAGAGGGCTGGGAGGGCCTGACCTGCAACCAAA ATTCCAACGACTGCAATCCCCACCCTTG CTATAACAGTGGAACCTGTGTGGATGGAGATAACTGGTACCGGTGTGAGTGTGCTGCGGGATTTGCCGGACCAGACTGCCGGATTA ACATCAACGAGTGCCAGTCGTCGCCCTGCGCGTTCGGCTCCACCTGCGTTGACGAGATCAACGGCTACCGCTGCCTGTGTCCACCAGGGAGGGCCGGCCCCAGATGCCAAGAAG TTACTGTGAGACCCTGTGTTGTCAACAGTCTAGTGGCTGTGGACGGGACCAAATGGGATGATGATTGCAACACCTGCCAGTGCCACAATGGGAAGGTCACCTGTACAAAG ATCTGGTGCGGTCCCAAATCCTGCCGGGTCCACAGTAAAAGTCACAGCGATGGCGAGTGCCCAGTTGGTCAGACGTGTGTGCCCGTCAGGGACGAGCGCTGTTTCGTCAAGCCATGCCCCAGCCAGGGCGAGTGCTGGTCGGCCTCCCACAGTCTCCCGCCCCATGCGAAGTGCCACCCTGAGAGCAACTGTGCCAACGTCACCTTCACCTTCAACAAGGACACCATGCCACAG GGCTTGACTGTTGAGCACATCTGCGGTGAGCTGAGGAGTCTGTATGTGGTGAGGAACCTCTCGTCGGAGTACTCGGTGTCCATGACATGCGAGCCATCGGCCACCACCAACAACGAGATCAATGTAGCGATT tcAACGGAGGACCCCAGACGAGGCAAGGCCCCTATCAAGGAGATCACGGACAAATTCATAGACCTGGTCAGCAAGCGAAACGGAAACAGCACTATCATCACAGCCATCGTTGAAGTCCGTGTCCAGAGGAGGCAGACCCACAACCCCAATG ACTACTTGGTCCCCCTGCTGGTGTCCGTAGTCATCGTCATCTGGCTCCTGGCTGTGGCCTCTGCGTTTATCTGGTGCCTCAAGCGGCGCCGGAAGCCCAGCACCCACACGGGTGTTAGCACCCAGTCGACGTCCCCTGCGACGACCGCCGAAGACACCAACAACGCAGTCAACAACGTGCGTGAGCAGCTCAACCAGATCAAGAACCCCATCGATAAACACGGTCCGACCAACGGCCTACCCCCAGTTAAAGAACACCCCAACCACTATCACTACGAGGACAAGAACTCTCTTATCAACGCCAAAATTAGAACAAACAACTCCGACGTGGGTAGCCACCATTCGGATGACGAGGAGTCTGAGAAGAGGCTTCAGAAGGCTAGGTTCCCCAGGCAGACGCCGTATACTCTGGTGGACCGGGAGGAGCGGAGCCCACAGCCAATCGGCACGGCCGGCAAACACCCCAACTGGACTAACAAACAGGATAACAGAGACTTGGAGTCGACGCAGAGCTTAAACCGAATGGAATTCATTGTATAG
- the LOC135539417 gene encoding protein jagged-1b-like isoform X1: protein MILRLSSICVAFSIHVFLQCMWIKVAVASGHFELQIVSMQNVNGELQTGVCCDGSRNAADRKCTRDECDTYFKVCLKEYQLKVSSAGPCSFGTASTPVVGGNNFSLRSMRSDKSRIVLPFSFAWPRSYTLIVEALDFNNDSSTGSGGGEMIEKAVQSGMINPSRQWQSLKHNGPVGQFEYQIRVSCDEHYYGFGCNKFCRPRDDFFGHYNCDHNGNKTCLEGWSGLECSTAICRQGCSTEHGSCKLPGDCKCLYGWQGEYCDKCIPHPGCVHGTCVEPWQCLCDTNFGGQLCDKDLNTCGTFQPCLNMGTCSNTGPDKYHCACPDGYSGVNCEKAEHACLSEPCFNGGRCVETSQGFECQCAPGWSGTSCSINVDECFPNPCGHGGTCQDQVNGFKCTCPSQWSGKTCLIDANECEGDPCLNANSCRNLIGGYFCECLPGWMGQNCETNINDCLDQCQNGGKCKDMVNGYRCACPSGFGGEHCEKDVDECASGPCLNGGRCKDDVNGFQCLCLPGFSGNFCQLDIDYCMPSPCQNRAQCFNLARDYFCKCPEDYEGKNCSHLKDHCRTTPCKVIDSCTVSVASNSTPGGVRLISSNVCGPHGRCRSQAGGQFSCECQEGFTGTYCHENINDCESGPCQNGGTCIDKVSLYQCICAEGWEGPNCDDNIDDCNTNPCRNRGTCRDLVNDFYCECKNGWKGKTCHSRESQCDEATCNNGGTCYDEGDTFKCMCAAGWEGATCNIAKNSSCLPSPCENGGTCVVSGDSFTCVCKEGWEGLTCNQNSNDCNPHPCYNSGTCVDGDNWYRCECAAGFAGPDCRININECQSSPCAFGSTCVDEINGYRCLCPPGRAGPRCQEVTVRPCVVNSLVAVDGTKWDDDCNTCQCHNGKVTCTKIWCGPKSCRVHSKSHSDGECPVGQTCVPVRDERCFVKPCPSQGECWSASHSLPPHAKCHPESNCANVTFTFNKDTMPQGLTVEHICGELRSLYVVRNLSSEYSVSMTCEPSATTNNEINVAISTEDPRRGKAPIKEITDKFIDLVSKRNGNSTIITAIVEVRVQRRQTHNPNADYLVPLLVSVVIVIWLLAVASAFIWCLKRRRKPSTHTGVSTQSTSPATTAEDTNNAVNNVREQLNQIKNPIDKHGPTNGLPPVKEHPNHYHYEDKNSLINAKIRTNNSDVGSHHSDDEESEKRLQKARFPRQTPYTLVDREERSPQPIGTAGKHPNWTNKQDNRDLESTQSLNRMEFIV from the exons ATGATTTTGAGACTGAGTTCAATCTGTGTTGCCTTTTCTATTCATGTCTTCTTGCAATGCATGTGGATTAAG GTGGCTGTGGCATCTGGACACTTCGAATTGCAAATTGTATCGATGCAGAACGTGAATGGCGAACTGCAGACTGGCGTGTGCTGCGATGGATCTCGGAATGCCGCCGATCGCAAGTGCACGAGGGACGAGTGTGATACCTATTTTAAAGTGTGTCTAAAGGAGTACCAGTTGAAGGTCTCTTCGGCGGGACCATGCAGTTTCGGGACGGCTTCTACACCCGTGGTCGGAGGGAATAATTTTTCTTTGCGGAGCATGAGGAGTGACAAGTCGAGGATTGTATTACCTTTCAGCTTCGCTTGGCCG AGGTCCTATACATTGATCGTGGAGGCCTTGGACTTCAACAATGACTCTTCTACGGGCA GTGGGGGAGGCGAGATGATCGAGAAGGCCGTTCAGTCGGGCATGATCAACCCCAGCCGCCAGTGGCAGAGCCTGAAGCACAACGGGCCGGTTGGCCAGTTCGAGTACCAGATCCGGGTCAGCTGCGATGAGCATTACTACGGTTTCGGCTGCAACAAGTTCTGCCGTCCGCGCGACGACTTTTTTGGCCACTACAACTGCGACCACAACGGCAACAAGACCTGCCTCGAAGGGTGGTCCGGACTAGAATGCAGCACTG ctattTGCAGGCAAGGCTGCAGCACTGAACATGGTTCCTGTAAATTGCCCGGAGATTGCAA GTGTCTGTACGGCTGGCAGGGCGAGTACTGTGATAAGTGCATTCCTCACCCGGGCTGTGTGCACGGAACCTGCGTGGAACCGTGGCAGTGCCTCTGTGACACAAACTTTGGCGGCCAGCTCTGCGACAAAG ACCTGAACACATGTGGTACGTTCCAGCCCTGTCTGAACATGGGGACCTGCAGCAACACTGGACCTGACAAGTACCACTGTGCCTGTCCTGACGGCTACTCTGGTGTCAACTGTGAAAAAG CAGAGCATGCTTGTCTGTCGGAGCCCTGTTTTAACGGAGGGAGATGTGTGGAGACCAGTCAGGGCTTCGAGTGCCAGTGTGCCCCCGGCTGGAGTGGGACCTCCTGCAGCATCA ATGTGGACGAGTGTTTCCCCAACCCCTGTGGCCACGGGGGCACCTGCCAGGACCAGGTCAACGGCTTcaagtgcacctgtccctcccAGTGGAGCGGCAAGACCTGCCTCATTG ACGCCAATGAGTGCGAAGGCGACCCCTGCCTGAATGCCAACTCCTGCCGCAACCTGATTGGAGGGTACTTCTGCGAGTGCCTCCCCGGTTGGATGGGCCAGAACTGTGAAACCA ATATCAATGACTGCCTGGACCAGTGTCAAAATGGGGGGAAATGCAAG GACATGGTGAATGGGTACCGTTGCGCTTGTCCGTCGGGCTTCGGCGGCGAGCACTGCGAGAAGGACGTAGACGAGTGCGCCAGTGGCCCGTGCTTGAACGGCGGCCGTTGCAAGGACGACGTCAATGGCTTCCAGTGCCTGTGCCTGCCCGGTTTCTCTGGCAACTTCTGTCAG TTGGATATCGACTACTGCATGCCGAGCCCATGTCAAAACAGGGCCCAGTGTTTCAACCTGGCTAGGGATTACTTCTGCAAATGTCCCGAAGACTACGAGGGGAAGAACTGTTCCCATTTGAAGGACCACTGTCGGACCACACCATGCAAAG TGATTGACAGCTGCACAGTTTCCGTGGCATCCAACAGCACCCCTGGGGGCGTGCGTCTGATTTCGTCCAACGTGTGCGGGCCCCATGGGCGCTGCCGGAGCCAGGCTGGGGGCCAGTTCAGCTGCGAGTGCCAGGAGGGCTTCACCGGGACATACTGCCATGAGA ATATAAATGACTGTGAAAGTGGCCCGTGTCAGAACGGGGGAACGTGTATTGACAAAGTCAGCCTGTACCAGTGCATCTGTGCCGAGGGCTGGGAGGGACCCAACTGTGACgaca ACATTGACGACTGCAACACCAACCCATGTCGCAACCGTGGCACGTGCCGAGACCTGGTGAACGACTTCTACTGCGAGTGTAAGAACGGATGGAAGGGCAAGACATGTCACTCAA GAGAGAGCCAGTGTGACGAGGCTACGTGCAACAATGGCGGAACGTGCTACGATGAAGGGGACACCTTCAAATGCATGTGTGCCGCCGGATGGGAGGGTGCCACCTGTAATATAG CTAAGAACAGCAGCTGTCTGCCTAGTCCTTGTGAGAACGGAGGCACCTGTGTGGTCAGTGGAGACTCTTTCACCTGTGTCTGCAAAGAGGGCTGGGAGGGCCTGACCTGCAACCAAA ATTCCAACGACTGCAATCCCCACCCTTG CTATAACAGTGGAACCTGTGTGGATGGAGATAACTGGTACCGGTGTGAGTGTGCTGCGGGATTTGCCGGACCAGACTGCCGGATTA ACATCAACGAGTGCCAGTCGTCGCCCTGCGCGTTCGGCTCCACCTGCGTTGACGAGATCAACGGCTACCGCTGCCTGTGTCCACCAGGGAGGGCCGGCCCCAGATGCCAAGAAG TTACTGTGAGACCCTGTGTTGTCAACAGTCTAGTGGCTGTGGACGGGACCAAATGGGATGATGATTGCAACACCTGCCAGTGCCACAATGGGAAGGTCACCTGTACAAAG ATCTGGTGCGGTCCCAAATCCTGCCGGGTCCACAGTAAAAGTCACAGCGATGGCGAGTGCCCAGTTGGTCAGACGTGTGTGCCCGTCAGGGACGAGCGCTGTTTCGTCAAGCCATGCCCCAGCCAGGGCGAGTGCTGGTCGGCCTCCCACAGTCTCCCGCCCCATGCGAAGTGCCACCCTGAGAGCAACTGTGCCAACGTCACCTTCACCTTCAACAAGGACACCATGCCACAG GGCTTGACTGTTGAGCACATCTGCGGTGAGCTGAGGAGTCTGTATGTGGTGAGGAACCTCTCGTCGGAGTACTCGGTGTCCATGACATGCGAGCCATCGGCCACCACCAACAACGAGATCAATGTAGCGATT tcAACGGAGGACCCCAGACGAGGCAAGGCCCCTATCAAGGAGATCACGGACAAATTCATAGACCTGGTCAGCAAGCGAAACGGAAACAGCACTATCATCACAGCCATCGTTGAAGTCCGTGTCCAGAGGAGGCAGACCCACAACCCCAATG CAGACTACTTGGTCCCCCTGCTGGTGTCCGTAGTCATCGTCATCTGGCTCCTGGCTGTGGCCTCTGCGTTTATCTGGTGCCTCAAGCGGCGCCGGAAGCCCAGCACCCACACGGGTGTTAGCACCCAGTCGACGTCCCCTGCGACGACCGCCGAAGACACCAACAACGCAGTCAACAACGTGCGTGAGCAGCTCAACCAGATCAAGAACCCCATCGATAAACACGGTCCGACCAACGGCCTACCCCCAGTTAAAGAACACCCCAACCACTATCACTACGAGGACAAGAACTCTCTTATCAACGCCAAAATTAGAACAAACAACTCCGACGTGGGTAGCCACCATTCGGATGACGAGGAGTCTGAGAAGAGGCTTCAGAAGGCTAGGTTCCCCAGGCAGACGCCGTATACTCTGGTGGACCGGGAGGAGCGGAGCCCACAGCCAATCGGCACGGCCGGCAAACACCCCAACTGGACTAACAAACAGGATAACAGAGACTTGGAGTCGACGCAGAGCTTAAACCGAATGGAATTCATTGTATAG